The sequence ggtgggggtggggttagggGGAGCACGCtcggtgggggtggggttagggGGAGCACGCtcggtgggggtgggggggggataaagcaAAGTTTCTATTTAATGTGTGTAATGGGAACGCCGGGATTCGCCAGCAGAGGGCGCTGTGTGTgacccgggggggggcggcgggtGCTCTTTGTGATCAGATAGGAAGCGGACAGAGTCCGGTATGTTTCATATCGTTCATGTAAATATATCCCGCCAGGCTCGCTCCCGTTGCtctgatattttatatttggggGATAGCGCGCTCCCGTCGCTCTAATATTTGGGGCGTGCTCGCTCCCTGCACTGGGCGGTAGCACTCTACCCCCCGCCCCCCGTGACGTGAGGCGCGTGCACGGCGCCCCGCCTCCGCCAGTCGGGCTCAGCCTGCGTGTCGTTCGCTTGCAGCGGGGCTGCGAGGGGTTTTTGTCTGGAGCGGCGCGTGTTTTTcccgttcatttttttttcttggttccGAGCCCCGGAGACCCCGCAGGACGTGGCCTCGCAGGTAGTCTCTCTGTGGAGCCACCGCCCCGCCGaggacttttcttttttttttttttatacttttaacgTGTTTCGTCTGCCGGGCCTTTTCCGTGTGAAGTTCGGGGACCCGGAGTGTTCGACGTCGCTCTCCCGGTAAGGCCCGGAAGCCGGAGTTTCCTGTTAACCCGATAAATGCTGTTTATGAGGATGGATCTGCTGAACTATCAGTATCTGGAcaagatgaacaacaacatcGGGATCCTGCGCTACGACGGTAAATACCCGGGGCCCGATGATCtgtctgtgcccccccccgatGATCTGTCTGTGCCCCCCCCGATGATCTGTCTGTGCCCCCCCCGATGATCTGTCTGTGCCCCCCCCGATGATCTGTCTGTGGGCCCCCCCGATGATCTGTCTGTGGGCCCCCCCGATGATCTGTCTGTGGGCCCCCCCGATGATCTGTCTGTGGGCCCCCCCGATGATCTGTCTGTGGCTCCCCCCGGTGATCTGTCTGTggcccccctctcccccccgatgATCTGTCTGTGGCTCCCCCCCGTGATCTGTCTGTGGGGCCCCCTCCCCCTCCGCAGTGTCTCGCGTGGATTTGTTATTCCGGGACGGGAggatttcttgtgtttttgtaaacattaaatacacaaaaaaaaaaacggccggAAGTTTACAGAAAAATCccaatatttacaaacatttctagatttgtttaatttataaaattctTATTTCTGATTCGCCGAATTACTGGAAaagacacttttatttaaaatataaccgtaatccgccgccccccccggtacCCCCCCcggtaccccccccccctcttcccGTCGGCTCCAGCGagaaaatgtttgctttttactTTGTGAAAGGCTGTTAACCCTCGCTGTGCCGTCTCCTCACTTTTTGTGCCTCTGCCGGGCGTCCGCTCGAGACTTCGCACAAAGGGTGAGAACGGATCCGCTGCGTCTGTGCTGTACAGTGCCGCGGCATGTGGTGGTGCCGTATAAATAATTGCTTTAAGTGCAGACCCGCCGCCCGGAGGGGGTGTTTAGTTCCAGCGGTCCGAGTCTGGCCCCCCTACCCCACCGTACGTTATTCTGCATATGAGGGGGATTCGGGCAGCATTCAGGTTTTAACCATTTGGCTGACAGTTCGTCGTGTGTTAACCGCTCGGCAGAGTCCTGCTGGCCCCCGGGGGCCCCCACTTTCCTCCCTTCTGGAAGATTCTGCGTTCCCTGCGAATGTAAACACTGAGAGGAATCGTGCCGAGTCGGCGCATTCCACCCGCTCCGTTTCCTGACGTTTGGGATCCGCAGCGTGGGGTACCTGAGCCCTCTgaggcccccggcggcccccgtctcgCTGTGTCCCGCTATTGTTTACATGCGTTTAACCCCGCGTTATAACCCACATTGGTTTCTGGATGCGACTGTGGAGGTAACCGGTCACACgaaatgttttatgtggtttGGCTTCCGTGTATTAAACGCCCCAGGAGTGGTTTTCCTGATTTTTCTGATCCGCCGCCCTGCCGGTTCCACGTCGCGGCCCCTGGATGTATCCCTGGCTGAACTAAGCGCGGGGAGACTCTTGTGTACCGTAGCGATCTAACCTGCAGCTGCCGGGTAATTACATCACGCCGAATGCCTCGGTCTTAATACCCCAAGAGTCTGTGAGAGTCTGTTTCAGGCTGGGGGGGGCGCCGTTACGTCTTGCGGTAAAGCAATCTGGGCGGGGCGGAGcctaaatatcacatgatcacCAAAAACAGGGTAAAGAAGCTTTAATGAAACGGGAAGCAAAGCGCCTTCATTTCTCCGGCCCCCCTGGACGCCGCGGCAGAAGGAGAAAAGCCAAATCATTTACCTGTCAACGGGAGCCGAACACCTCTCACCCCGACGCGGAATGTGGAGGAAAAGTCTGTGGCCCCAAACTGCATTAAAACTGATTAAcgttatggggggggggcgtgcTGGACCCTATTCCTTTTAAAAATCTGCCACTGAGAAATAGCCCCCCCTCCCCTCCTGGGGGGTGAAATGGAGGGTGACGTCGCGGTGCTCGTCGGGGCCCCCCGGGGGGTTTGAGCTCGGCTCGTATGTTTGAAGTCGCTGTTAACGGCCGCCGGGGCTTTGATCTCCGGCTTTGGCTTCCTTTTCATTTCCAGGTAATCGGCtctctttagattgtaagctctttcaCCGTAAAGGTCCTTTTATGTTGAGCTTTCCTTTGGCCGCCTCCTGTCGCGGAGCCGGCGCGGGGGGGAGGTTGGGGGCTATGCGGAGCCGGCGCGGGGGGGGTGCGGAGCCGGCGTGGGGGCTCCGGAATCTCTGCTTTGTGAGGCGCGTGGATTCCTGGCGTGTCGGGACTCATCGCTGCTCTTCTTCTGACCGCGTGATTCATGCGCGAATGATGCGGATTCACCGGATTCTTCACCAACAAAAAAGAGTGAAAATACCTGAGTCTGAGGCCTGGAGGCGCGTAGTGCGACCCCCCCCCGGGGGGGTATTTGGGGGAAGTTCCTTGCCGGTTTCAGAAACCAGAACGTTGAGATTGCGAGACCCCCGTCTGAATGAATTAGAGCGCTCCGCGTGCGTCAGCGGCTGGGGTGCCGGCTTCTCTCTTGCGCTGCGGTCTCGCCTGCGACGGAAAGTTGCGGCGGTCTCTGTGCTGTTTAAATAAGAGGCGTTCTGGGTCTCATCCCACCCGCTGTCTCCCGTttcattaactctttcagccCCTCGTCAGGCGCGCGCTCCGGCTGCCCTCACTCATCGTCCATTGTTCAAAGGAGAGATTGTGTTTAACTCCCATTAGTCATAGCCGGGCCGCCTAGTGCAGGGAAGTTAGCCATCATGCAGCGTGTTCATTTGTTGTGTTGTATGTTAGAAGCTCACACGTGTGTCTGTCTCGCAGGGGAAGCAGCGTTACGCAGTGAGCCCCGAATGCAGTCCCTGCCGATGTCCGCAGCTCTGACCAATCACCGGACGGGCCCTCCGCCGATCAGCCCGAGCAAGAGGAAGTTCAGCATGGAGCACGGAGACGACGACCTCGACTGTGAACCCGACCACGTCTCCAAAATGAGCCGGATGTTCCCACCGCACCTGTGAGTGTCTGACGCGGGGGGTTCGTCGCTGCGCGCGGGGGAGGGGCAGTAGCTGAGCTCCTTTCAAAATCAATAGGAAAAGTGGCAGCCAATCGCGTGTCTGCTTGCTTATCCCTGCTGAACTCGCTACTCACTACTACAGCAGAATTGAATGGAAGCgatactgagcatgtgcaggaagtggaCTTAAGTATACTTCCTGCTTGCTGACTTCCTGGTTTCTGTAAGGGGAGATGAGACAGAGGCCTTCTTTTCTCACTCTTATCATCGTCAGATTGCCGTTAGCTGTCCGGTGCTTCTCGTCCGCCGCATTCTAACATCCCCTGTCTGCCCGTGAGTGCCGGGGCCGGCCGTGAGTGCCGGGGCCGGCCGTGAGTGCCGGGGCCGGCCGTGAGTGCCGGGGCCGGCCGTGAGTGCCGGGGCCGGCCGAAGCCAAATGCCTCTCATTCTTTAGTGAAGGAAGTGATCTAAGGGCGTCCTTTGATAAGTGAGACGGCTCTCGGCTGTCTGAGATCCCGGCAGCACATTCCCGACATTCCGGGGGGGGGTGTCAGGGGGGGGTTAAGTCACAGGCTGTGTCTGAGAAGCCGGggcaacaaacaataaaaagactGTGGAGGGCTTTACCGGCAAGTGTTTGCGAAGTGAAGGACAAGCTGCCTTTTGTGACTGCGGGGGAGGGGCAATGGGGTTAATCTGATGCTTTATTGCCCCATTAGCTCCAAGGATATAAATAGGTTTATAAATTGGTAGAATTTGGGGGTaactttattgattttatttggttGGCTGTAaacaaatgtcttttttttgggggggggtattctTGCTTTTGATCGCGGCTCACGTGACGGCAGATGCCTCCATCGCAGCTCAGGGCCCCGCCGAGTAACACGGAAAATCTGCCTTTTGTGTTTCTTACTCCCATTATTACGTCCCACTtatcgcccgtttctcctgctgtaaagactcaaaccttaatcagttgttggtctcaggagccggatgtctatcccatgcgtgtttaataccctcactgtattaccctctgtgctgggaggctgttctaccaCCCTGCAATTGAAGGGTATGTGATGTGCCACATGCTGTCTTATTTCCAATTGTTCAGTAATTAACACCCGGTTTACACAGAGATTTCCGGAGGTGTCTTGGGTCCTGCTTGGTTGAAAtcatggttaatggggaggaataacgcTCTGTGAATGTGAGCGTTCGGGTTGGCTCTTACTATCTTAAAGCAGCGCGGTTTGGCAGCGATTTCTGTAGGAAAACAAACCGTTCCTGTTTGGATTCGCTCCGTCGCTCCgtgccaattattttttcccagCGAAATGAAAATCACCCCAAAAACGGCGGCTGTTTCTAGAAACGTTTGATtggcgtcggggggggggctaggGGGGTCTCGGAGCTTCACAGTCTTATTATTTGGCGTATTGCGCGGGAGTCACCTGGCCAGTAATCCCAGTACCCGGTGTCCGTGTTGGCGGCCGGGTGTCACGTATGATGAGCGTGCGGGTCACACGCCTGGATTTGGTCCCCCGGCGCTGATCTCCCTTCTGACGGCGGCCTCTGTCGCTTTAATTGGCAGCTGAGGAAACAAAGAGCTTCTTATTCTTCAGCCCCTCCCCCCGGAGCTCAGCCCCTCCCCCCGGGGCTGTCTCTTAATAATAAGAGTCCTCTCTGGGCCGGGATCACCTGATCGCTCTCTGATCACCGGGTGCTGGGATCCCGTCCAATCAACATGCCTGTAATAAgacgtgtttgtgtgttagagggGCAGATGGACAGGCAGGGGTTAAAACGTTGCTGTGTTCTTTAGGGAGTTCAGATAAAGGGGGTCGTTGTGCCGGCGTCTCTGGGGGTCTCGCTGCTGTCTCTGGGTAACATGCCGGGTGCCTCGTTCCTGCCAGGGGGTCCCGCGGCGTTATTGGCTTCGTCGGGGTGGGGAATGTCAGCGAGGGGCCCGAGTCCCGCGGCTCCCCAGATGTTTCCTGAGCCTCGTCAGATGTTTCATTTACTCGATGGTTTTGCCCCTGGGACGGGGTTGTTTTGGACACGGTTGCTACGGACACGGATTCCGGGGAAGGTTTTGGAACAAGTCCCTGAGACGCCAAACAAcaggccccccccccccccgttgtaGACGGCGTATGGAGGGGTTAGTGCGTCTCTGTACGAGCTCTTCGGGGGGGCCACATGCGCCCTCTTTGAGGTTTTGGGCCCCTCGCCAAGACCCCCCCTATTTTCACTGTCTGGCGTGGTAGCTGCCTCGGTTGCTAATACCCCGTTACTGTGCCACGTCACGCGCAGAGCTATACCTCTGTTACCCTCCGCCCCCTGACAGAGACGCTCGCGGATGCCCCGTGTAGGCAGGAAGCCCCCGCGCATGGTGTAGGAGAGGGGAGTCATCCTGGTTGCGCTGCTTAATGGCGTCCCCGCACTGTGCGTCTGATATCCCCCTCCCTCCGCACGCAGCATCCAAGGGGACTCTTAGTTTGACGGCTGCCGACAGCTTGCCAGATCCgtggggggcgggggggcttaatgcattaaaaacaaaaacaactttatTCACCAGATGCGAACTTTGAGAGAGTGTTTTCAGCCTCAGTTAATTTAACCCCCGATGAGCCAAATCCGAAGAGCCGGTTAGACTGCCAGGCGAGGGGGGGTTTGGGTTGCCATCGCGTTGGCCGCTCCCAGGCCTCGTGGACCCCGTTATTAACGCATCCGCCTGGTCGTGAATACCTGTCGTCCTGTGTTACCCCGGATTTACCCCACGGGGCAGTTTTATGTATATTCACGGGGGCCGCCGCTTCATGTAAACGAGATATCGGGGGAGGTGCAGGACGTTGTGCTGCGGCCGGACGGCCGTTTTTGGCGCGCCGAGGGGTCCTTACACGGCGGGTCGGCGGTCCGTCTCATGCTCTGTATGGTTCCATGTTGTGGCTCATTTGTGGTATTTTAATACACTATTGCTGTTCTTGTTACCTGCGCAGCTGTATGAGGGTAACGTGTATCCCAGCATGCAGCGCTCCACACGCGTGGCCATGTATGCGCGCATTACTCCTGAATCCCGCCGTGTGGCGTGACGAGGGGTCTCCCCGGCTTCATTTCtgtgtctttttgtttttagctcCAAGAGTCTTAATGGGGATTTCCGTAAAGAGGGGAGAGAGCGAAGCCGGAGCCCCGTAGAGCGCGCCGTGGCGCCCACCATGACGTTACACGGCAGCCATTTGTACGCCTCGATCCCCGGCCTCGGCATGGATCAACCCCTCGCTCTGACCAAAAACAGCTCGGACGCATCGAGAGGCGCCATGATACCGCCATCCCTGTCCCCGGTGGAGCGACAGCAGGTAACGCCGCGCACGCTTGGCCCCTCATCTGAGTCCGCCGGTGATCTATTACGCGGACTCGATCCCCCGCAGATCCCCGTCTGATGCAGGCGGCACGGAATAGAAACAAAGTATCCGGGATAACCGTTTTCTCCATTTCTAGAATCGGCCGTCGGTGATCACCTGCGCGCCTCCGAGCAACCGCAACTGtaacctctctcactgccccgTGGCCCACAACGGCTGCGTCTCCGCCGCGCCCACCAGCTTCCGGCGGCTCTCAAACGGTAAGTCGGCGTCATTTAACTCGTGCCGCGCGCATGCCAGGGTCCTGACTGGAGGGCCGCGCAGACGCCAGGGCCACGCTCTTTCGTTCGTTGTTCTGTAGGATTTGGGGAAACGCAGACGGACGTCTCACTCGCTTCTCTCTGTGTTTCAGCTACTACTGCCTGTGACCCCGTGGTGGAGGAACACTTCCGCAGAAGCCTCGGGAAGAATTACAAGGAGCCCGAGCCCGTGGCAAACTCCGTGTCCATCACCGGCTCCGTGGATGATCACTTCGCCAAGGCCCTGGGAGATACTTGGCTCCAGATCAAGGCTGCCAAGGACAGCGTGTCCGGCAGCCCCGAGTCGGCGTCACGGAGGGGCCAGTCCTCGCCGTCTTCTCACATGGTCAACCACAACCAGTCCCCCTCCGTGCTGTCGTAGAGCCGGAGATCCTGTGCTAGAGATGGGATCCGCAGGATCGGGGGGGGTCTCTGATCCCTGGGGCTAAAGagtcgaggggggggaggccatgttttttttgtacgtttttcttgttttaacatGCTTGGCATTTAATGGGTGCCTTTAAAACCTTCTAGCAGGAACTCTTATCGTAACGTAGCATCCTAACTTCCTGCCTCTGTTACCAAAGAAACCTCTAATGCAACCCGAGACAAACCCGCTCATCATgcgcagaaaaaaaacagacatttagTTGGTTGACCCAAACGCTATTagcttctgattggctggaGAGCAGGCGACGCGCGGTTCGTTTCCGACGCTTTTTCTGTTGAGTGACGTCGTGCGTTTACTTGAAAGAACGGTCATGTCTGATTTGCACTATTGGGGGAGGACTGATTTTCGTAAGGATGCGAAGCCGCGAGTTCCGGGGCCCGAACGAGACGTTTCCGGCCGCCGGTCGATGATCCTCCTGTTGCTGTGGGGGGCTCGGTACCGGCCGTGGATGGCGGCGGGCAGCGTAATAGTGCATTGTTTGAACGTTTTGTGATGTAATAGCTGGAATCTATTCACGTAGAAAAGAACCAAATACTTCTCAGCTTCTGCAGAACCTCTTTGTTCTCCGGGTCCTTCGCTCGCTGCTGGTCCAGTTGTATCGAGATAATATTGTATTTGCCGTCGGCCGCGTCGGTAACCGGCTGCAGCCTCTGGAAAGGCGcctgaaatgtttttcttctgaaTTTTACCGGATGCTGCGCGTTTCGCTCGGCGCCGCGCATGCCGCGTGGCTCTCGTTAGTAAAAGTCGTGGTGTCGGCTACCGCCGTCCTCGCACTTCTCTGCCACACACATTCCTCCTGCTGGAAACCCACAGGTGCAACGGAATTTCATTGTTCTGCGTGGCCCCCGTGGCCCGTGCATGCGCAGCGTCTGACACGCAGTCCTTTTGTTACATGTAACACCGCTACATTCCCAGTGACAGGACTAGGACTCCGCACTGTTCATATGAGTGGCCCACGTCGCCCCCGCGCAGGAACGCGTCCCCCCGGAGACGGCTTATTCCGTGGCATCTCCCCGTGGACGCCGCTCGCTCTTAAACTTGCTTCCCCTTCTAGACTCGCAGGGATTGTGGCCGCTGACTCCCGTTTGGTTGGCTCCGTAGCCCTCCTCTGCAGGCAGCGCATGTTCAATGAACCCTTTTTATAGCGGTGACTCGCAGACCGTCGTTACGCTGGCGTAAAGTGTACAGAGACATTTCTAGGTATTTTTTTTGAAGATCAGTTAATTTGTTAATGATTTGTAGCTATTTAATTtcccattttttcatttattgtaatcattcagtttgtttttcctctttttggtttggagaaaaaaaagttgatctTTTTTGTTGTAGAAACGTATACAGTAACGTGCAGGACCACATTTATTCTGTAGAcactgcattaaccctttctaaaGCCACTGTGTGATAGCGGGGAGtgtacgcccccccccccgacgtctCACTCGGCCTGTCGGCCTATCTGAGATAGGTGGTTAAAGGCAGCTGAGCGCACGTGGAGTAACAAGTCCGCTTCCGTAACACAAGCACTCGTGTGAAAACCTGTGTGTTTAACCCCCGATGCGCTGGATAACATTACGTGGAACGCGACTTAAACGCCATTCGATCCAAACCCCAaatatttagggaaaaaagcTGGCGGACAGATTGAAACGTTTGGATTTGTGGGAGGGATGGAGAGGGTTAAGTTTATTTGTTTAGTAAAGAACAAGTAATTGGGGGTAAAACAGACTTTTTTGGTATCGTTAAGGTTCTGCTTCCTCTCCCAGTAACTCCCAGTTCAGTCGCACTGGTTTTGCTGaagaacaaataaatatttccttttcaGCCTCGaagatcaataaataaaatgaccgAAAGTCTGTTTTCCCCAGAAACGAAGAACCTGCAGTCGGCGTGCGGCACTTCCACGTTTGTAAATCTGTATTATAGCTTCTCTTTGGTGGCCCCTGTTTTGCTGGAAacggggaaagaaaaaaaaaggtttggcaggccagctcttttttttttctttttgtacttaAAAGTAGCCTTAAAGAACAATAAAGTGCTCTTAAACCACAACCGCTGCCTACGTTTTCTGTTTCTGAGTGTGAGCTCTTCTGCAGACAGCCACGTTATATATTTCTCAACCTCTGTGGCCGGACGGGAGAACCTGCGCGACTCCAAGAAAGTGGAACCTACCAACCATTAACTCCTGCCTTCCCGTCAGCCTCTTCCTCGCACGCCGCGCCTGAATACGACGgcgatatttatatatatatatctcggaTATAAAGCCCCGGTACAGGGAATTCAATTAAAAAAGCCTATTTTTAGACAAACTCAGCATTTTGGTTATTTATAGGAAACAGAACCCTCTTTCATCGGTCGGGCGTCGAAGATCTTTGGGGTTTTCCTGACATCGGCTAAAATCTAGGATTAGAACAAAGCTTTATTGAGTGGccctcagccccccccccccccgatttaccagaAGAAATGACTGTTTTGGGTATAAAGTGTCCGGCGAGGAAACCGACCAAACTCATTAAATATTCACAAATTGTCGGTTTGGGTTCTAAAACATGATTTAACCCGTTTTTAATATCACCCAGCAACACTCCATGAAACGTGCGTTCTGCATCATTCAATCGCGTCTCGGCCCCTGCGGCCCAAACTAAAACTTATCGTCCTAAACGTAAAAGCGGTAAATtgtaataaagggttaattaacTTACGCAACCAATCTCACTACTCTCAGCCGCTTCCTTGTTGTGTCCAGATGTTTCAGTGACAAATTAGTAGAAACTTCATTGAAGCTTTTTCTCTGGGAGCTGAATGTGTTTCTTGCCTGTGGGCAGCCTTTAACTGGAGGGCCGGACGGGGGCCGGAGATGCTGCCGACTCTAGGTCGTCTCCATGACTCGgctaataattatttctgatacCGTAAACCGAGACGCACAAATATCCAAACCCAGCAAACCCCGATCTCTCGACGCCGCAGATGACCATAAGCAGGTGATTATTGGTGAGGTTCTGAAAGCTGATCTAAAGGGGGTAAATACTGAACAGCCATATCATAACATGGAGTACATAATACTACTACTCTAACAATGATTAGACAAGCAAAAGTCTCTTGTGAGTTGTAAACTGCACAACCATTTGTACTGTTGAAGACCGAAAGGTGACCTTcgtccatttttattatttatgctaTGCAGAGTAAACGTCGGGAGATGGCGGGgcatccggggggggggggattgttaTTATATTGGAGTCGGCGATCTGACCCCGGCGCCCCCCCGTCGGCCGCGGTTAGCGATGGGAATCCAGACTTCGTTACCTGGAAGTGAATTGAGACCCGGAGAAGTCTTTTGTAAAAATGACCTCTAGAATGAATGGCTTTTAtcagttttaattaaatttaaatgaacTGATACCGTTTTTGCTGACATTTTGCCCAGATGCCCCCCCCATTACCCCACCGAGCGCCCTCTACCCCAACCCAAAGATTTCCGTTACTAACCGGATATTTCAAGCGAGACGGCGTTTATTTCCCAAACAGATGAATACGGAACGTGACAGACGGACGCGCGGGAAGGCGGAGCGAGGCGGCCGGGGAACGTGGAGCGAGGCGGttgtgtcggggggggggggatttatctGGAGACGGACGCGGAGATGCCCGGTTTTCCGCCCCGTTCTTTATGTTTTCAGATGATCTCATCGTCGCTCATATCCCAGATCTAAAGGGAGAGAGAGCAGAGGGGTAAATAACAACATGGGGCAAATAACAGAGGGGTAAACAACGACATGGGGGCAATCACATTGTTTCTCCATCGCCTGTTAACAGTCTGCTGATTTATAAATCATCCAGATTTCGGGGGATTGTTTGAGATTATAAAGCGAAGGAAGCGACAGACAACCCGCCAAAAACAATAAACCCAAACGTGGCGGCATCCGGAGCCCCAGGCCGGACCCTCGAACCCACGGCTACGATCAGATTTCCTGCGTGTCGGCGATATCTCTGCTCATTACGTACAAAGATAAATCCGCAGAGCCTCTCGCGTTgggaggggggcccaagggggcAACAGCGAGTAAAATGGCCGCCCCCTGTAGCGTTTGCCAATATAGTTCAGATTCACATGGGAAGCCGGACCTGAATCTACTACTATTTCAGACCGGCCCCGGCTGGAAGCCTAACAGGAACTCTCCGAGTGAAGCGCCGCTCCTCCGGGTCACTAAAGGGGAAACCCTGGTCGCGGGAGCCGCGTCAAGGCCCGCTACCCGCCTCAAGGCCCGCCCCGCTACCCGCCCCAAGGCCCGCCCCGCTACCCGCCCCCttcctataaaaaatatcaggTGTCCGTGATGGTGGGATCGCCCACTGACACCAACCGGCCCAGCCACTAACAGCAGGACCGCCTACTGACATCAATGAGACCGCCCACTAACAgtaggaccgcccactgacatcaacgGGTCCTCCTACCCACATCCCGAAAGGGGTCCCCGAAGCCAGAAGGTTCCCGCGGAAGCAAATACGCCGAAAAGAGAAAAGGTATCAGAATTCTGCAAACTGGAGAGACGGCGAAAATTCACAGAAAACACTACTCTGCCCAATCCCAGTAATATTACCATCTCAGCTGTAAGGACAGAAAAAGCATTGACTAATCCTTCAGCAGAAATTTCCAAATCCTGACACAAAATCTGAATGAAGTCCCCAAACACAAAAGAGTGAAATGGAGAAAGAGGTGGAGGGAACCTGTGAGGCTGCGGCGCAAGAGTTATTCCATTTCTCGCCTCCGTGACGGTGCTCCATGATGGCGCTCCGTGATTGGTGCCCCATGACGTTGCTCTGTGATCGGCGCTCCATGATTGGCGCTCTACTTTCTACATTTTTACTCTAGTGGTTCTGCTGCAAAGTGGATTTATCACCATGGCGACTAATGGAATAGTCCAATCGGCGGGGTTTACCAATCAGGGGCGGCCGTCACTTTAAGCGCAGTCTGAATACAATGAGCTTTATTAGCAGCAGCAGAACACCCCCCCCTCGGTAAAGCTTTATTTAAACGCGGCGCTCGCTGACGCTCAGTATTTTTCCGTCGTTGACGAGGAACACACAGGATCCCTTCAGCTGGACGTCTGCGGAGCGTCCCGGGATTTTCCACGGCGGATATTCTAAGATTTACACAAAACTGCAAACTTGGCT is a genomic window of Spea bombifrons isolate aSpeBom1 chromosome 6, aSpeBom1.2.pri, whole genome shotgun sequence containing:
- the VGLL4 gene encoding transcription cofactor vestigial-like protein 4 isoform X2, whose protein sequence is METPLDVLSRAASLVHADDEKREAALRSEPRMQSLPMSAALTNHRTGPPPISPSKRKFSMEHGDDDLDCEPDHVSKMSRMFPPHLSKSLNGDFRKEGRERSRSPVERAVAPTMTLHGSHLYASIPGLGMDQPLALTKNSSDASRGAMIPPSLSPVERQQNRPSVITCAPPSNRNCNLSHCPVAHNGCVSAAPTSFRRLSNATTACDPVVEEHFRRSLGKNYKEPEPVANSVSITGSVDDHFAKALGDTWLQIKAAKDSVSGSPESASRRGQSSPSSHMVNHNQSPSVLS
- the VGLL4 gene encoding transcription cofactor vestigial-like protein 4 isoform X1, translating into MLFMRMDLLNYQYLDKMNNNIGILRYDGEAALRSEPRMQSLPMSAALTNHRTGPPPISPSKRKFSMEHGDDDLDCEPDHVSKMSRMFPPHLSKSLNGDFRKEGRERSRSPVERAVAPTMTLHGSHLYASIPGLGMDQPLALTKNSSDASRGAMIPPSLSPVERQQNRPSVITCAPPSNRNCNLSHCPVAHNGCVSAAPTSFRRLSNATTACDPVVEEHFRRSLGKNYKEPEPVANSVSITGSVDDHFAKALGDTWLQIKAAKDSVSGSPESASRRGQSSPSSHMVNHNQSPSVLS